CAAAAAAAACAAGAGAGGTGATTTTACAAAACATTATCATTTCTTTTTGTTATAATTCAATTATGTTGCCTCTTGCCATGTTCGGACTTATGTTACCTGTGATCTGTGCTGTATTTATGGCATGTTCTAGCTTGACAGTCCTTCTCAATTCTCTTTCTATAAGAATAAGGATCCCCCAATGGAAGCCCTCTACTTAACGATACCGATGGCAATGTGTATTGCCGCATTTTTTCTTTATGTCTTTATCACAGCCTTTCGCAAAGGCCAGTTCGAAGACATTGAATCACCTAAATATAGAATGTTCTTTGAAGAAGAATATCCTCAAGAAAACCAATCTAAATCAAATTCAACTGATGGACCAACTAGCAAATCTTAGTTTTTTTGGTTCCATTTTTTTATATGGATTTGTTAGCAGTTTCCATTGTTTAGTAATGTGCGGTCCCTTTATTTCGCTTTTACAAACAGATAAAGGAAAACAAATCCCAATTTATCTCTATCATTTCGGAAGAATGGTTTCCTATTCATTTCTTGGTATGGTATTAGGATTTCTTGGGAAAGGTGCGAATG
This portion of the Leptospira montravelensis genome encodes:
- a CDS encoding sulfite exporter TauE/SafE family protein; translated protein: MDQLANLSFFGSIFLYGFVSSFHCLVMCGPFISLLQTDKGKQIPIYLYHFGRMVSYSFLGMVLGFLGKGAN
- a CDS encoding cbb3-type cytochrome oxidase assembly protein → MEALYLTIPMAMCIAAFFLYVFITAFRKGQFEDIESPKYRMFFEEEYPQENQSKSNSTDGPTSKS